One genomic window of Anabaena sphaerica FACHB-251 includes the following:
- a CDS encoding DUF1345 domain-containing protein translates to MRYLSMLFGTMTSQVSDVQTTIRSMRRLTLLHGVFSFFFNTTVLAMSINIIAALI, encoded by the coding sequence ATGAGATATTTGTCTATGCTTTTTGGAACTATGACTAGTCAAGTTTCCGATGTGCAGACCACAATACGTTCTATGAGGCGCTTGACTTTGCTGCATGGTGTGTTCTCCTTCTTTTTCAATACTACTGTTCTAGCTATGAGCATCAATATTATTGCGGCACTAATTTAA